ACAGGTGGGACGCGGCGGCCCGCGGGGTGGCGGCCCAGCCCAGCTGCCTGCGGCTGCCGGTGGGTCCCCGGGGCTGGGGACCGCCAGCGCAGCCccgacttgggggggggggcgggaccGGGAGCAACATCCGGGCCGCCTTCACCGCGGGTCTAGCCCGGGCTCGCGCTGTCACCGGCGGCCGGCCCTCGGGGTCCTggcgcctcagtttcctcctccgcACAGTCGGGTCTCGGAACCCGGTGGCCTCCAGAGCGCATTTGGCTCCGACAGCCTGGGGCGCGCCCGCGGCTCGGGCCTGTTAGGAGCTCAGAACCGGGCGTCCGAACGCGGACGGGAAAACAGGTGCGAGTGGAGGGATGGGCGAGGGAAGTGGTCATGAGTAAAGTGCCGTCGTGTGGGGCTCCACTCCCGCGACCACCCCGCGGAGGGCCgggacccctccctccctgccatcGGCCAAAGAAGCGGGTCCAGCTGGGGCTCACGGAGTCCTGAAAGCCCAACACGCGCACGGACACACACGGACGTGCACGCGCGCCTCCGCGACGGGCGGGCGCCCCGGGAGCGCGGAAGGGGCCGCCTGGCGGAGCCCCTCGGAAGCGGCGCGGGCTCAGCGCCTCCCCCGGGGCTGCAGGGAGCGTCCCGCCCCGGCGGCGCCTTCTGCCCGGAATCGGCCGGCTCCGCTGGCAGGAAAGGCTCTATCCGCTGGGGCTCCATTCGAGAAGTGCCCGCCCGCCCTGCCATTTCCCCCGGACAATGTTGCCGGGTCCCCCAAGCCCCGGGCCTGCGGGAGGGGGCAGGAGCGCCAGGAACCAGGCCGTGGAACATTCCCCTGACCCAGAGTGTAGAGAGGCTCTCCAAGCCCACACGGGCATCCCAGAAATCCCCTCTCTGGACTTAGGCGCGCCGCGAGGATCCGCTTTCCAGCGCTCCTCGCTCAGCACACGGGTGTGGACGGGTTGAGTCCCTGGGGACCAGGCCCAAGCCCCCAGGGTGTTCTGTGCCGCCAAGCGCGTTAAGCCCAATATGTCTCCCGGGTCGGCCGTGGGCTCCCACCCGCCCGCAGCCCCGTCGGAAATTTGGGGACATCTTGCAGGTGGCCCATCCCATAGTCCCAGGCCGcgcccccccccggcccccctcccGCCCGGGACTCTCCCAGCCTCCGGGGAAGCAGCTCCCTCTCGGCGGGGGGATGGGgacgggggtgggaggaggccgGGGGAGGCTCTGCCAGCACGCGCGCCCCCACGACCCCCGCCGCGCCGCGGGCCGGGCCGCAGGCAATTAAAGCGGGATTCCTCCCCCGCTGACGTCGGCAGCGCCGAGGCCCCTCCCGCGGCCGCATAAAAGGCGCGGGCTCCGCAGCGCGGGCGGCAGTGAGGGCCGGGCAGCGCGGCGCCGAGGACCGCGCGGCCCAGNNNNNNNNNNNNNNNNNNNNNNNNNNNNNNNNNNNNNNNNNNNNNNNNNNNNNNNNNNNNNNNNNNNNNNNNNNNNNNNNNNNNNNNNNNNNNNNNNNNNAGCCCCGCGCCCGCAGCCATGCCCGCCCGCCGCGCCGCGCGCACCTGTGCGCTGCTCGCCCTCTGCCTCCTGGGCAGCGCGGCCCAGGATTTCGGGCCGACGCGCTTCATCTGCACCTCGGTGCCCGTGGACGCCGACATGTGCGCCGCGTCCGTGGCCGCCGGCGGCGCCGAGGAGCTCCGGAGCAGCGTGCTGCAGCTCCGCGAGACCGTGCTGCAGCAGAAGGAGACCATCCTGAGCCAGAAGGAGACCATCCGCGAGCTGACCACCAAGCTGGGCCGCTGCGAGAGCCAGAGCACGCTGGACGCGGGCCCCGGCGAGGCCCGGGCCGGCGGCCGCAAGCAGCCGGGCTCGGGCAAGAACACCATGGGCGACCTGTCCCGGACGCCGGCCGCCGAGACGCTCAGCCAACTCGGGCAAACTTTGCAGTCGCTCAAAACCCGCCTGGAGAACCTGGAGGTCCGCGCGCGCCCCGCTTCCCCCTCGGGCTCGAgcgcccctctgccctgccccacccccactcccgaCCCGACCCgacacccccacctccccacccgcGCCGCGGCCGGGCGCGGAGCCTGAGGGGGCTCCGCAGACGGCTGCCGCTCGCCCGAGCTCCCCGCCAGGCCGCCCCCGCATTCGCCCTGAGGGGACCGCGCCGCGGGCCTCCCGGCACGGTCCCCAACCCCGCGGGTAACGGTGTGGTTTCCCCCGTCCCTGCACCCCCGCAGCAGTACAGCCGGCTCAATTCCTCCAGCCAGACCAACAGCCTCAAGGATCTGCTGCAGAGCAAGATCGATGACCTGGAGAGGCAGGTGCTGTCTCGGGTGAACACTCTGGAGGAGGGAAAGGGCGGCCCGAGGAACGACACGGAGGAGAGAGTCAAGATCGAGGGCGCCCTGACCTCCCTGCACCAGCGGATCAGCGAGCTGGAGAAAGGtaaggggctggggggggcggggtggagacCCGCTGCCTGCCAGGCTCCCTGGGCCAGTGGGACCCTGCCTCAGGTCCTGGCCTCCTGCCTCGATCGGCTCCAGGGTGTAGAAGCCTGAAGCTTCTCCGGTCCTCTGGTCCCCTTCCTGCTTCCCGAATCCCTGCCCTAGGTTTTGGGTTTCCAGTCGGTTTCTAGTGGTGCTGGGGTCCCCTGGGCTGGGGACATCCGGAGGGAACAGAAGCAGCGTGAGGAAGGGACTGATTAGTGTCCGCTGCACACTCCCCCCCCATACGCTGGAAGGATTTTTCCAAGTCCGATTTGTTTGATGTTCAGCAAGTTTGCACTGTAGCTGTGATGCTCCCAAGCCCTCCCCTGTAAGAGAGCGGGGCTCTAGCTGGTCCCCATCGCTGGTGGAGAGTGGAGTGTGGGCTGGGGATGGGTCCTCGTGGTCCCCAGCAGATTCCGGCCCTGAGCACGGTTACTCCCAGCTTGTCACCACTCGTGGTGTCCTGTGGGGCTCTCCGGGGCCCCCCCTTTCAaggagcccccctccccatggATTTATCTTCTGAGTAATCCAAGCCCCACTATCTTGCATGTGCTGTGGTTCCTGGGCGACCGACTCTGGCCAGCCCCAACTGCACCCCAGGGCTCACAGATGAGCTGGGCTCAGCCTTGAAGTCACAGAAATCAAACAAGGTtgtaaaaggggggggggagcgtTCCTGGGCTTGGAGCAGGGCCACGTGACCCTTCTTGGACTGCAAAATGTGCCGGATGGATTTAAACAGTGCCATCTTAAGGCACGTTATGTAACTGAAAAACAGATCAGGGGAAGGAGggacgggggagggagggggagggaaggaggggagacggggggggggggggaaggaaaaacACCCCCTAGAGAGGCCAGGGACTGGATCTGCTTGAAGTTGGGGGGGGCCTGCTAGCCTGGATGGCTGGGGGAGCCTGAGGGCGCCAGCTCTGCTGTCCCCTGGTACTCTCCACTCCACTTTTGATGGGGGTTGCTGGCCCAGCAGGGTGTCTTCTAGAAATAATCCTTGGCCTGGGGGCTGGTTTAGTTCCGGGCTCCCTGGCAGGCCCCGGAGCACACCCAGAAGCTGGCAGGTGTGCGccttcctggctctgagccccgTGCCTGTGCCCACTGCTGGGTTGGAATGTTGTGCCTGGAGTCAGTCACACCATCCCCAGGCCATCGCCACGGCGCGTGtgtgggctgggagggggcagccGAGCGTTCCCCTGAGACGCGCTGGCAGGCTGCTGGGGAACAGGAGGCTGTCAGGCCAGGAGCCCGAGTTTTCAGGAAACACGCAGGAGTCTCTCCCCGAG
The genomic region above belongs to Suricata suricatta isolate VVHF042 chromosome 17, meerkat_22Aug2017_6uvM2_HiC, whole genome shotgun sequence and contains:
- the NPTX1 gene encoding neuronal pentraxin-1, giving the protein MPARRAARTCALLALCLLGSAAQDFGPTRFICTSVPVDADMCAASVAAGGAEELRSSVLQLRETVLQQKETILSQKETIRELTTKLGRCESQSTLDAGPGEARAGGRKQPGSGKNTMGDLSRTPAAETLSQLGQTLQSLKTRLENLEQYSRLNSSSQTNSLKDLLQSKIDDLERQVLSRVNTLEEGKGGPRNDTEERVKIEGALTSLHQRISELEKGQKDNRPGDKFQLTFPLRTNYMYAKVKKSLPEMYAFTVCMWLKSSAAPGVGTPFSYAVPGQANELVLIEWGNNPMEILINDKVAKLPFVINDGKWHHICVSWTTRDGVWEAYQDGTQGGNGENLAPYHPIKPQGVLVLGQEQDTLGGGFDATQAFVGELAHFNIWDRKLSPGEVYNLATCSAKALSGNVIAWAESHIEIYGGATKWTFEACRQIN